DNA from Triplophysa dalaica isolate WHDGS20190420 chromosome 9, ASM1584641v1, whole genome shotgun sequence:
gaaacAGTGCTAACATACTTAACACATTTGGAATATTTGCACTGCTGTGTCTCAGCATTCAAACCTGCAATTATCATGTGTGCCTTGTGTTTGTCGTATCTCAGACATGTTGAGTCCGAGCACAGACGCGGAGGTGTCGATGGACTACAGTAATGACTATACAGACCCTGATAAATCCTCATTGATGGATGACTCAGATGAAGCTTGCAGTATCCCTGGCTCTTTCTCCCCAGACAGCAGCCAGGACGGAGCCAGTGGAGACCAGAGGTTTGTTGGACAGGTTTTAATAAGATCATTGATGGCCTATTTGGACCGTggagaaaagtttttttatcgAGCCACATcaagatagttcacccaaaaataaaaattctcaatGCATTTTTATGCCCAACATTGTTTGTGTACCTCTGTGTCTGTTACACATCTATGTCCAGAATCTTCTCATAACATATCATATTCTGACTGTCTACTGTCTGAATATCTCCCCAGTGCTAATATTCCTCTGATGAGAGTCGTGCAGTCCATCAGACAGACCACACGCCGCTCTAGCACGGCCATTAAAGAGGGCTGGATGGTGCACTACAGCAATAAGGATACATTGGTACAAGCACATTACTTCCTCTCTGTCCCTTCACATAGCAAAGTTCttatttgtgtttcactgaGGGGTGTAAAGAAGAACATATCAGCAACATTGTACAAATATTAAGTTTTAAAAGGTGTTTGTGAAACATGGGTGGAGCCTCAGGAAAAACTAACCTCTTACATATtaaaaggcacagttcacccaaaataagaATAACTCGTAAGAAGAAAAGTTTACGTGTTAACATAACGCATAAACTCTATATGAATCTTTcttatgtaaaacacaacaagaagatattttgagaaatgtctcagtggttttgtgtccataccatggaagtcaatgagggccaatgttgtttggttatcaacattcttcaaaatatcttgtgtcctgcagaagaaagaatggtTGAGGCTTGAGGTGTATCGGGCCCTCGCTCAACACTATCCTGGCTGACTAAAATACATCATTATTGACATTCTTTTATGTGCTCTGCATCAGTCTGCACTCATGCCCTGTAATATCACAGCATCTTCAGCTTTTAAATCACAGTCTATTCTGCTGTGACTGTCCCCTACACAACTACTATTAGACTGGACATTGATTTGTTGAGATCAATAGCGCTAAATGTCACCAGTAGCATTGGATGCGTCTAGATGTGTTTTCACGAACAATAGAAAAATTGGCTGAGGCACTTTCTCAACATTGATCTGTTCTTCACCTACTGTTAAGCTTCTGAATTTCTATGCAACGGTTCACTCCTCTTTAGCCTTCTTTCTAACGTTCCTCCTCATTTttctcttgtctcgtctcatcttGTCTTTTCTCCAGCTTTGTTTATCCTTGGCTTTCCTATTCCTGTCTGCTGGGGTGAAGCTGTCCCCCCCGGCTTCTTGCTGACCTACTCCTtgtctgacctttgacctctcacCCCACCCTCCAACAGCGGAAGAGACACTACTGGCGACTGGACTGCAAATGCATCATCCTATTTCAGAACGATACCACCAACAAATACCATAAGGTATGATTATTATATAGTTTTATTGCATCCATCACTGTTTATCGATAGGCCCATATTTAGTTAACATATGTCATGTTATATATCATGTACTCATTCTTTCTAATATGGATGAATATTATAGCTTATGtgataatatattatattctcTCAGCTCACATCTACATTAATTCAGACCCCGCCGTTAAATTAACCTCTGCTTACCTTGACACGATATctttagatatatatatatagaggtATTTAGAGTTTAATTCGCTCCTCTGCCCTACCACCACCCCCCGCCTCCCTTTACAGGAGATCCCTCTCTCAGAAATCCTGCAGATCCGCTATGCGGGTGATTTCTCTCTCGTGCCTATTGGCACGAGTCCCCACTGTTTTGAGATGGTGATGGGCAACATGATCTACTTTGTTGGCGAGGACCCCAACCCCTCCCCATCCCCGTTATCAAGCATGCACGGTGTGCCCAACTTTGCCACACCGAGCTGTGTCGCGCCTAATAGCGGAGTGGGGCGGGAGTTTGCCAAAGGCTGGGAGACAGCCATTCGTCAAGCCCTGATGCCAGTCATCTTCCAAGACAACCCTCCGGCATTGGGAAAAACTCCTCATCGTAAGTGTTTAGAAcaacataatattaaaatattttctcgCTGCTGGATAACTTTCTACATTAGTCAGATTCCACAGTTGTATCCCATGCAATGCTTTCGAACTTTCCATTCCAGtgaataaacataataataaaaagtacacctggaatgcactgtaagtcgcatACTCAAATCGTCTGCCAGaggcataaatgtaaaattatttttgaaaaatggtgTTAAGGGACCATCTAAAAAAGTTGACAGATTCTATTGAAATGGACCCACATTTTGGTTAGTAGCggttaaatattatttcatgACGACATGTGCAACACaacactgttgttttatttaagccaGTGTGAGGgtgcttaaaggggtcataagacatggctaaaacaaatactatcatttttaaatcttataCATTGTGTATAAACAATTTGTGGGTCACTTTGTGCTTGCTGTGCTTTACACAGTTAAACTAATGTAAAAATATGGTAATTTTCATAAGTGCTTTTTTGAGATATCAGGTCATCACAAGTTAACACgtgcacatttctgaaaataaattaaaatacgAGGAATTGAAATTTAAGTTTAATAGCAAGTTTATGATTCCCAACCTTTCGAATCCGAGTGGATTTTCCATTCCCAACGCTATTTATGtggtcattttttggaggacaGCAAGCTGAAATACCAgatgttaattttatattttgttttgacttGCAAAATTCATTACATTGTATAATATTCTCAAAAAGTTCTGTGCACAAAATGGACCCTGTAAAGGTTACTGACCCTGCATAAATCATTCCAGTTATGAACAGAATGTGAACACAATATGCAGTTGATTAAATGAGGCTAATGTGGTTCTTATTGATCTGTTCCATTTGCAGGGCAAGCGTCAGTCAGCATTTCTGTATCTAACAGCCAGATTCAAGAGAATGTGGTAAGTGggtgaatttaatatttaaaaccgGATTGCGTAATACAATGTCATAATTGCAGTGATTATGATGGGTATCATTATGCTGATGATAATGTGCACCACAGGATATTGCAATGGTCTACCAGATCTTTGCTGATGAGGTTCTGGGTTCTGGACAGTTTGGTGTGGTTTATGGAGGTATGTTCATTTCATCATCGAAAACTAGATTTTCAAGCAGATCCATTAAGCTGTTGTGCACCAAGAAACAACAGCTAGATCTAAGTTTGTAAATATACTGCTATGTACAAATTTCACTTTCAATCTCGTACTCTCACAGGGAAACACAGGAAAAGTGGTCGGGATGTAGCTGTGAAGGTGATTGACAAGCTGCGATTCCCAACAAAACAGGAGAGCCAGCTGAGGAACGAAGTGGCCATACTGCAGGTAACCAGTAGGGGGCGATAGGGAATCAGTGTTTTCTCCAGGCTCAAACCCGTGTCCGTGTTATTGACAGAATTATGATGAATTTATGCATCACAATTGAAGCTGGTGGGTTGATTTTGAGGACAGAGAATATCCTGAATACAAATAAGTTGTGGTTGTGTCTTCTTTATTTCCCTGTGCCCTCAGAGCCTGAGACACTTGGGTATAGTGAATCTAGAGTGCATGTTTGAGACGCCTGAGAAGGTCTTTGTTGTGATGGAGAAACTTCATGGTGACATGTTGGAGATGATCCTGTCCAGTGAGAAAGGTCGACTTCCAGAGAGACTCACCAAGTTCCTCATTACACAGGTCTGATCTTCtgctttctgtgtgtgtttgagtgtgtttgaATAGCTGGGTCCAAATTTTCAGGAGAGCACTTCTGTGAAAATATGTGTACTTCTCAAAGAGTTTTggattgcaaaataaaaatgtcagcaTAAATTTTGAgtcattaaataacaaaaatattgtttgctttaCGGAACTTTAACAATGAGGTTAACCAATGGGTGCTGGCGCTTTTCGGTTACCAATGTTTTTCtcaatatgttcttttgtgatctgcggAAGAAATCAAGTCacacgggtttgaaatgacatgagggtgactaaatgatgacagaagtttcatttgggtgaactatctgtGTAATTGATTTAAGTTATAAAATAATTCCCtaaattacatttgtgttagttcatagttttgttaaaaagaagaaaatatatataatgaccttaagtgtttaaaatgtgGGTGTATAGATATGTTCGTTTGCTGTTTTGTGCTTGTGATTCTATATGTGTTGAGTATTTTAAAGGAAGTACGTTTCTTAGAATGTAACCACATTCTGTTGCATCAATGCATAAATTTCCTCTCTTCCTTCAGATTTTGGCTGCTTTGAGGAACCTTCACTTCAAGAACATCGTGCACTGTGACCTCAAACCTGAGAATGTGTTATTGGCATCAGCGGATCCTTTCCCACAGGTGATCACAAACAACCTGTTTATTTCATGTTGTATAATTCGCCGGGTACAAGTTAATTAGAGCATGTCAACATCCATACAATAGTCCAATAGCAATTtaagtaaatgttatttataagtGAATATGTTGATTTActgtttattgtatatttgtcTCTTTTTTCACCCACAAACCTCCTACTTGCATTTCACTGTCACGCACGCATAGGTGAAACTTTGTGACTTTGGCTTTGCTCGCATCATCGGAGAGAAGTCTTTCCGTCGCTCTGTCGTGGGAACACCGGCTTACTTGGCTCCCGAGGTCCTCCTGAACCAGGGATATAATCGCTCCTTGGACATGTGGTCAGTTGGTGTGATCATGTACGTTAGCCTGAGCGGAACCTTCCCCTTCAATGAAGATGAAGACATAAACGATCAGATCCATAACGCTGCCTTCATGTACCCGCCTAACCCTTGGAAACAGATCTCTCCTGAAGGTAACCCAGAAACAATGTGCTTCTGTGAAGAGTCACTTGAAATCaatataaagatataaagtCTTTAAAAGCAGTAGCATGAACGAAAGTCCTATTTCCAGAAAATAAATAGAGGTTTCATTTGTTGTACGATTAGATTTCAAATTGAGAATGTATTTCAAGTTCTAGAAAACACTGCGTGGCAGTTACTTCGCAAGGCCATTACTTTGTGATAACAGAGGAAATTTGATGCATTAAAAGCAGGCCGATTGTAGAGTAACAACATCCGCCTTTGATTTTCTGTCTGCACCTATAAATCTTTTAGTTGGGATCGATGCAAATTTAGTTTGTGTGATCTCCGTTTCTCTGTAGCTATCGACCTCATCAATAATTTGCTGCAAGTGAAGATGAGAAAACGCTACAGTGTGGACAAGAGTCTCAGCCACACCTATTTACAGGTAATGCCAAGAACACACTGTCATATTCCACAAATAGAGAACAGAACATGCTTAAAACTCCATTGTCTCTCAACCTTTGGGAAATCTTGCTTGTCCTTCAAAGGGGGTTATATTAAATTTGCtgtttcaatttaaatgaattatactGTATTTGAGATATGCACCTTTTGCAACCATGTTACTCAGGTTGCGTCTGAAAACTGTTTGAATtctaattgttatttttatataaacataaatgttaagtttagaaatcacattttaaagctgcagtcGGAAACTTCTGACTCTTTGTCGCCATTTTtgattgaaacataaaattgtagtttttttctgtacatATTACAAATGATGTCACAAAATCGTACAGGACAGCTcagattttttatcatttagtaTAAGAGTGCCACCGCGAATTAGAGTGAGACCTTCCTCAATAACCTTTTTTTTGGGGTTCGCtttgtacatttataacaaaaagAGTACAGATTGtgggtttaaaatataaaccacACAAAGGTAGTTAATAAGGGTTTTTAACATTTGTACTACAAGGTTAGTGAGTTATTTTATGTTGAGTCCCTGGATTGTTTTTACAGGTTAATGTTACAGCGTACAGTTAAATCTCATAATAGAATTTACAAAGTTTTCTTTTGATGGCAGAAGGGAAAGCACAACCAAACAGTTTGTAGTAGTAATTCTTCAGACACGTATTTATATTCCTGACATCAGTCAAGAGTGGGTTGAGAGGAAGAAGGCAAAGTAATCTTTTAGTGTTTCTATTTGAATTCTGTCTTTGTTCTATTGTCCTTGGACTATTTACCACTCTGGACTCTGTATTATGGCATTAAAATTTACATAATATGGTTGTGACATTGTTTTCCAAACCCAACTCTTATTattatattagggctgtcaaacaattaatcgcaatgaatcacatccagaataaaagtctgtgtttacataatttatgtctatgtactttgcatattttttttataaacacgtacacatacatgcaaatatttacgaaaaatataaaaaaggaataggagtttatatttatagataaatataataaataattgtaaatattacttaaacatgtatacaagtttgtgtgtttgaattaatttatagcgtacacagacatatattatgtaaacacaaacttctattctggatgcgattaatcgttttacAGCCCTAATTATAGTCATTACTTAAAGCATTTCTTTAGCACAATATGCATTTATAATATGTCATTGACCAAATGTATTAtgtactttttttatataaaatgaaaaataccaTTTGCCGCAAATGATAATTTGAAGACAGTCTTTTTTTGCACAAGCCTTTATAAATAAGTCCATTACAGCTATAAAAGCCCCACATTAAAGATGGAAaataacaaatgtgaagaaaaaaaaacagaaaggttgAAATCCAAGTATGGATTTGCTAGAAAAGAGACTTCTGTGTGGAGGTGCAGATTACATTAAGAACAAACATGCACTCTAAGGGATGCTTTTTTAGATACCACAAGCAAAATGGGTGGTCATTAGTTTTGGCGCCCTCCCGTCTACTTATTCAcagtctctctcgctctctttcttcccctctgctctctctctctctctctcaggattACCAGGCCTGGCTAGACCTCCGAGAGCTGGAGTCAAAGCTTGGGGAGCGTTACATAACCCATGAGAGCGATGACAGTCGCTGGCAGCAGTACGCCTGTGACCACACGCTGCCGTACCCTCCTCACCTGGTGCCTCCGCCCCCCGCATCAGATGATGAGGGTGCGGAGGATGCGGACATGCAGGGACTGACGGAACGTGTTAGCATCCTTTGAAAAAAAGGTTGAGGATGCCGCAGAGAGGGTTGACGAGCGCCCGCATTATAAGAAACTGTAAGGACGACCCCCTCTTTCAACCGACGGCAGATTCTCTGACTTCTGACCTTTTCCAGCCAGAAGATAGCCAAGATGTGTTTCTGGGATGTAGAGATAATACGGTCGGGGAAGATTCGTTTCGGACCCCAGCACTCAAGCAGACACGCACACAACAAAATGTTGAGAATCTCCGGTCTGACTTTGTCTTTGTACTCGAAACAATCGTATCACCTTTGATACAAAACGCTGAGAGAGTACTAATCTGTATAATGTCTGGATTTCCCTGTTCTTGTAATGAAACCATTTTGAGTTTCAGATTCACTGAAAAATTTCCAAGAAAACAGTTGTAGAAACCCGGTGTTTTCCATTGTCATTTCATAAGTGTGCGCTGAAGGTGTGATACTGTACACTCACTCTTACTGAAGGACTGTGACTTTGGGAAGGATGTCATCCAAAAAGGACTGAGATGCAGgtttatctctaactgactgcACAAGGACTGCCAAAACTTTTCTCAGATCAGCTGCTATTGGCAATGGGGAAAGGGCTGTGTTGATCTTGGTTATTTTAACTGATGTTGGTTATGCTGTGGGAGATATCCTGGGTGTGTATTCATATTCTAAGCTGACCCTAGACCTGAGCACTAGGCTGCATGTCCCTGAGAATTCAATTTGCTTAAGACTTATTGCTATGAAGGACTTTTGTACATGTGTAACCTTAGAAATGTAGCTTTATGGATGGAATGTTATGCGTTCCggctggtttaataaatacataaatatatccgtgatgttgtgttattgtttgcTTTCGTGGTCTTGTGTGTTTTCACGCTTGGATATCAAAAGGATGTGACGAAAGTGTTTTGAAATTCACTGATGAAATTATCAGACCGGCAAGAAACTGTTGAATGCAAACATGAGTTGTTAAGTACGCATGAGTAGTTGTTGTTATGTAAGCAATAAGTTATGAAAGGTTGTGCGTTATGTTGAATAAATCACGGCTGAAGGACGTTATTAAAGGCACAACGGGATGCCACGATTACCTTATTGCTTTTATGTGTGACACCaatcgaaattgagatttttacatcatctgaaagctgaaaaaaTAAGCTCTCCTTTGTTGTATTGTTTGTAAGGATTACACAGAGATACATCCCTTGAAAACTTGTTTTCCATCAAGTTGTCCATCAAAGAagctgtagcaggccgttgctaagaagaaacaggtttgttttaacactgtTTTCACATACTGCTGTGATGATGTTATGGAGAATAGATGTACCTGAAAGGAGAAATTTTAAACTTTACATGGATACCAAACTAAAATGGGTAGTTCTCATAGAGCGGGCAGCAGCGAGCATGTTTCCCGCCATTTTTGTTAGCGATAGCGGTTTTCACTCAGAAGAAtaatgttttgatatatttacagtaggaaattaACAAAATCAAGCAAAGTTATTGACCCAACTTaccgtttttttatttgttataaactgttttatttggAAGAAAACAGTGTACAGTTtgcttaaaggggtagttcatcCTTCAAACTTCAAAGTTTTGACAACTTTCACTATTAAACAGTGAGGTAAACAAGACCACATCTTTAATGAGTCATTTTGAATGGACTCCCCTGGAATTTTTTTCTTACAGTTAAACATTAAAAGTTGACGTTGTTACCTGACGTGTTGATGGAAATCACAGTCGTATTAGTAATTCTTCGGAAGCACATTATTATTGTAAGCGTGGGTTGAGAAGAAGGAactgaaatctttttttgtgtattcgtttctatttctttgttctattgtGGATGGAAGATTTATTTGCCCACATACTGTATGCTCACCTCAAAATATCAATAAGTCACCAAAAAAACTCCgagaataataatgattaatcaTGCAATAATCAGTCAtcataatgtaaaaacatttaggCCACACCCCTTTTACCATGAATGTGTcgatatttttttaagtagttttagtTTGAAGAAAGATGTTCTGTTATAGCGAATAATGTAGCAAGTGAAAGGTCAAGACACCTTTAAAGAAGGCAAGGTGTGTACTTTTTCCATTAAATCGAGGTGAAGTACATTGCGTTGCCTTGAGAAATGTAACCTTTCGATGATCAATTAAGAGAATAAGAGGTTAAACCTCATTTCCCAGAAGTGTCAGAATTTCTCTGAGTGCATCAGATAGAAAAAAACAGTAGGAGGTTTGGCTCTAGAGAACATTTTGTTCTTGAATCATGGTTAAACTTTTTTTCCGTTCACTAACCAGTAAACTCTGAGTGAGCTCTTAACACAAATAAGTTAAATCTGATTATACCaacatcagaaatgttttaaagcgGAAAAACTGCGAAACTAGAGCACTTAATGATAGTTTTATGATTCTATTCCACTGCGGCACACAGAATGTCTTTAAAACCaagacaaatgtgttttttacaccAAACAGGAAGCTGAGGTAACGTTTCGAGCAGACTTCACCATCTCTGTGAGCTCCGTGTCTGTCAACAACTTTTACTTTCAGTATATCCGTGTAATCTTGATCACATACGACTCAAAATAAACCGCCTGGTGCGTCCCATCTTCCAGCGCACGtttcatctctcctcctcttacTTTCCTCATTCATCTCCTCTCTTTCACTCAGCGCGGAGTGCTGCGGTCAAACTTGCTCTCAGAGGGTCACTTTTGATCATCTCCTGGCGGGAAGCATTATTGAAGTGGGTGACACTCTCTTCTCGTCTGAGGAACTCTTTTCTGGGAGGTCACGTGAGAGCCGAAGCCAGACTGAAGCAGAACCGACGCTGAGGTGCTCAGGTTAGGGCTGCTGGGATTGAGAGGACACCCTTCTGCTGGCGGAGAACATTGAATTTTTCATTAGATTTGCAGGTGAGTATCTTTCTTTTGTCTGGGATGGGTTTATTATAGCCCAAGAAACATAGAAGATGCATAACATGtctaatacttaaaaaaagaagattAAAATGTACGTctgcaaaaaatgttaaatgcgttGACTAGTATATATTATGAGTATTTTGCCcctcatttttttgttttaaatgactgCATTCAATTCtcgaaattattttattcaatttatgaaaaaaatatattttgtagtttttcaattaataaaattacaacAATGAAGTTTACGACAGTTATACAagaatgctgttttaaaaagtttagcAACATAAAAGAGCAGGTTTTGAATGTCACATAAAATTCCAATCAGTTCTCATGCTGTGTGTGACTATCAGCGGGTGTGTTTTCTAGCACCTCTGTTTGCTTCATGTGTTGTATAAAATTGTCTGACACTTGATCCTAATAACTTAAAATCTTTCCATTCCCGAAGTGCACGTGTAATTCTATTCAAAGCTCCTCCAATTCGATTTTCACCAAGCGCCAGTAAAATCGCGTGCTGAAAAGTGCttaatggttaaaaaaagatacaGACTAAACAGGTTTAGTGTGTTGTGAGCAGTCACTTCCTTATTTAGTGATCCACGCATTCTTGCATtctaaaataattcacaaaattcaTACAAAACTGCAGGAGGGTTAAACGTTTTTTCGTATCCTTACATCACTTTCCTGTAAACGCGGGTATATGTATGCCTCAGGATGGGAGTTGGTTAGACAGTGATTATGCCATTCTGGGGGGCTTATAGGATGTAGCCCCCCATGCTTTTTCCTGACCACCGACCTGTCTGGTTTATCAACAGTTCTCAGAAGGGCTTATTACGCCTGCCATTTCCATAGCAAAAAAAGCCATGTAAACACATTACACAATTCACGGAATGGAAACTTAAGAGGACTCATCATTGCTGTAAATTACAAGTTAATCAATATTGTACAAAAAAACGTCCTTTCCAAGCTGGAAACTTGAGCTAGATGTAAACAATAGTACTGtgattactttttttattagatttggATTCTTAAGGAaattctataaaaatactgtgacAAATCAATATTACAGTATAATCTATTtacaatacagtacagtacagtgatTATCTATGGGTAGGACAAAGTGTTAACTTGACACCATATTTTCGATCTTCTAAGAACAAGACAAAAAATCACAAAGGAGTGTTTTTACTACACTTAATAAATATATCATCTACGCATACTTTGTATAtaattactgtatttttatgctttatttttcttttaatataacGATCATTGAAACGTCTCTCTGTTTTGGTTCTCATTATAAGTTTGCGGAACGATCAATCTTTCGATCAATCTTTGTACTGATCtcttaaaaattctgtcttgacACTGATGGGTGTTGATGATGGGTTCATTTGACCTCACAAACCGTATATTACCTGTAACCCAAACTTGCTGGAACAAAGGTAAGTGTGGGTTTGTCACCTAAACCCAGCAATGGGTTGGCAAAATGACCCCACGTTATTTTTTACTCAGCAATTTTGCGTGATCAAAGCAATTAAAGTAAAAGCTAATTTTGCAAATAAGTAATCAAATACCAAATacttaaatgttatattatatctatttgtgtataaatatgtacatatgtgtatgtgtgtgtgtgtgtgcatgtgtgtattcaCAACTGAAAAGAAGAAATTCTATCAGTGTCAATCAAATCTATGTAAAACTAGACGGAAAAAGATTTCGGGTTTTTGATAAGCGTTATCAGCATACACTGgtgagtaaaaataaaatcacaccTTGTGATCTATGATTCACCTCATCTGTTCAGCTGTTTTGGGATTTTTACAGAAAGTATTCTGAACACAGAAGATTTCATATCTGAGGATCTGTTATTTCCCTCTGTGTCCGTTTGTGCGGTTGGCATTTACTGAATTCATCTCTTGGTCTGCGTCTATATAATCTCTAATTTTTAAGCCAACTTTTACTTATGCAATAAGTCAACatcaatttatataatataacataatatgtGAGTATTAGTTTGGctgttttaatatatacattaatcTCAAAAACATGATGTAAGCAGGGGAGTAACCAAAAGATAAAATCTCTGGAGTTTTAGTTCAGTTATGTAAACTGAGTTTCTATTTGGTAACATCTCTTAACCTCAACCATCTGAAATCTTGATGTAAAACGGCTGACGTAAATGAgacattcaaataatattattgagAACAATCCACTCAGAACATTGTGGCATGACAGtatcatatatttaaattgtatctaCAGATGACTCACAGCGTTCTTTATCATAGCTTGTCCAAATACCCTTCATCTGTCATCTCTGACTACTGTCATTCACAGCGGAGCTGAGAAGGCCTGTGCGTAAAgcatttttcaatatttaatcaGCGTCTGATACACTATTATGCATCGAATCCTAGATCAAAAATTATTTGAAGCTGTGAAAGTTTATGCCGAGGGTACTCGGTTATTGATTTTCCATTGTCTATTATAGATAGGGTGAACTCTTCATCCCGCTCAAAACCTGTTGCTTAATTAGGCTGGAATTTAGCACATCAGTGTGCTGTACTGATGGGAGGTTAGTCACTCTATCGGCTAATGCAATTAGCATGAGTTTGATACAGAAGAAAGATTGAGGACATCATTGAGATCCCagataatatttttaaaaggaatCTTTTTGGATTAACagagaaatgtgtttcatttccAAATGTCATACTTactttgcagacgcttttaaacCAAAGTGGTTTGCTTGCAGTACATTCACAAAACGCATTACAGACAAGCAGCTGAGAGTCCGTGACAATTTCTCAGCAAAGGCCTATTTGCCAAAAAGACACTTCTAAAAATAGTTtgagcatttttttaatgaaattgtaAGTGATGTTTGCA
Protein-coding regions in this window:
- the prkd2 gene encoding serine/threonine-protein kinase D2; its protein translation is MANVSPFMSPGPISQVFFPPGGPSPPGSVVMQQGIPVSVPASQTPGFPPLDSGVALGPGGASAMLSIPPAPAGVSFIIQIGLTRESVLLPQSADLAYIKQIACSIVDQKFPECGFYGIYDKILLFKHDVGSNNILQLVKAVSDIQEGDLVEVVLSAAATFEDFQIRPHALNVHSYRAPAFCDHCGEMLFGLVRQGLKCDGCGLNYHKRCAYSIPNNCSGVRKRRLSTTSLTSSQSLRLSTTESLSSLNSSVTSEDVSLIRSHTQMPRTPSDARRCYTGRPVHLDKILMTKVKVPHTFAVHSYTRPTVCQYCKRLLRGLFRQGLQCKDCKFNCHKRCAYKVPNDCLGETLGDMLSPSTDAEVSMDYSNDYTDPDKSSLMDDSDEACSIPGSFSPDSSQDGASGDQSANIPLMRVVQSIRQTTRRSSTAIKEGWMVHYSNKDTLRKRHYWRLDCKCIILFQNDTTNKYHKEIPLSEILQIRYAGDFSLVPIGTSPHCFEMVMGNMIYFVGEDPNPSPSPLSSMHGVPNFATPSCVAPNSGVGREFAKGWETAIRQALMPVIFQDNPPALGKTPHRQASVSISVSNSQIQENVDIAMVYQIFADEVLGSGQFGVVYGGKHRKSGRDVAVKVIDKLRFPTKQESQLRNEVAILQSLRHLGIVNLECMFETPEKVFVVMEKLHGDMLEMILSSEKGRLPERLTKFLITQILAALRNLHFKNIVHCDLKPENVLLASADPFPQVKLCDFGFARIIGEKSFRRSVVGTPAYLAPEVLLNQGYNRSLDMWSVGVIMYVSLSGTFPFNEDEDINDQIHNAAFMYPPNPWKQISPEAIDLINNLLQVKMRKRYSVDKSLSHTYLQDYQAWLDLRELESKLGERYITHESDDSRWQQYACDHTLPYPPHLVPPPPASDDEGAEDADMQGLTERVSIL